The Tardiphaga alba genome includes a window with the following:
- a CDS encoding type II toxin-antitoxin system PemK/MazF family toxin gives MANFKQGDIIRVPFPYTDRDTRQRRPALVVSSGPIGDAGALLWVVMITAAENRPWRGDVRISNHKSSGLPVPSVVRPFKIATIETRFADRLGKVTKPTLRSVMDQLQAIFATRN, from the coding sequence ATGGCGAACTTTAAGCAGGGTGACATTATCCGCGTCCCTTTTCCCTACACCGACAGGGATACAAGGCAACGTCGTCCGGCGCTTGTCGTTTCGTCAGGTCCGATCGGCGATGCTGGCGCGCTTTTATGGGTGGTCATGATCACCGCAGCTGAGAACCGTCCCTGGCGAGGCGATGTCCGCATCTCAAACCACAAAAGCAGCGGCCTCCCCGTTCCGTCCGTCGTGCGACCATTCAAGATTGCAACGATCGAAACGCGCTTTGCTGATCGCCTTGGCAAGGTGACGAAGCCAACACTTCGCTCGGTCATGGATCAGTTGCAGGCGATTTTCGCCACCCGCAACTGA
- a CDS encoding type II toxin-antitoxin system PrlF family antitoxin gives MITSRISSKAQTTIPQPVRSALGLKEGDEIAYAIEDGRVVMTRAERGAQDDPFATFSEWDGAIDRKAYGEL, from the coding sequence ATGATTACGAGCCGAATTTCGAGCAAAGCGCAGACCACCATTCCCCAACCAGTGCGGTCCGCACTGGGTCTCAAGGAAGGTGACGAGATTGCCTATGCCATCGAGGACGGTCGAGTGGTCATGACCCGTGCTGAGCGGGGTGCACAAGACGACCCTTTCGCGACGTTTAGTGAATGGGACGGCGCGATCGACCGAAAAGCCTATGGCGAACTTTAA
- a CDS encoding c-type cytochrome: protein MKYVLLVAGTLALGIGAVSAQQDIVKDRQATMKATGRALGGTLSAMAKGDKPYDQAAVDAAFATLTETAKKLPAMFPDSTKGLKEGTEYASSPKVWDDKAGFTAKIESFTKAVADTKAKVKDLDSLKANVGAIGKECGACHETYRLKS, encoded by the coding sequence ATGAAATACGTACTTCTCGTCGCCGGTACTTTGGCGCTCGGCATCGGCGCCGTTTCGGCCCAGCAGGACATCGTCAAGGACCGTCAGGCCACCATGAAGGCCACCGGCCGCGCGCTCGGCGGCACGCTCAGCGCCATGGCCAAGGGCGACAAGCCTTATGACCAGGCCGCGGTGGACGCCGCTTTCGCGACCCTGACCGAGACAGCCAAGAAGCTGCCGGCGATGTTTCCGGACAGCACCAAGGGCCTGAAGGAAGGCACCGAATACGCGTCCTCGCCGAAGGTGTGGGACGACAAGGCCGGCTTCACTGCCAAGATCGAGAGCTTCACCAAGGCCGTCGCCGACACCAAGGCGAAGGTCAAGGATCTCGACAGCCTCAAGGCCAATGTCGGCGCCATCGGCAAGGAATGCGGCGCCTGCCACGAGACCTATCGCCTGAAGAGCTGA